The following are from one region of the Phycisphaerae bacterium genome:
- the metH gene encoding methionine synthase — MTDAPIIRLAQQRVLVLDGAMGTTVHRHDLKLADYDGHENCTDIITLTRPDVLREIHRSFLAVGCDAVMTNTFGASKHVLGEFGIADKTYEVNRRAAEIARGACDEFTRPNRPRFVVASAGPGTRLPSLLQTTWDALVDSYTEQHRGLLDGGADAILIETCQDILQAKAAIVAAIDAMKEKGRRVPIFCTVTIETTGAMLVGTEIAAALTAIDAYPEVTAFGLNCATGPQEMSEHVRYLSSASDRLLIVQPNAGLPQLVGGKPHYALTPDELARWLLEFVEVDGVNIVGGCCGTTPEHLAAVVDALEGRVPRKRTPHLEPSVSSVYQAVTLRQENAFLAVGERTNANGSKKFRELLAESDVDGMVQMAREQVRHGSHLLDVCVAYVGRDEVADASSVLKRFATDVTAPLVIDSTEVNVIEAALKLCGGKCVINSINLEDGEEKADVICTLARRHGAALIALTIDEQGMAKTADRKIEVARRIHDIVVNRHGIRPSDLIFDPLTFTVCTGNEDDRKLAVETIEALRRIKTELPEVHTLLGVSNVSFGIKPPARRVLNSVFLHLCRDAGLDAAIVHVNGILPLYKIDDAHRHIAEDLVFDRRREGYDPLTALLQAFENVTADEAKESKQPKSIEERLKFRIINGDRTDLEADLDEAMLKYRPLDIINDLLLDGMKTVGDLFGAGQMQLPFVLQSAETMKAAVRFLEPHMDKIEGGGKGSMVLATVRGDVHDIGKNLVDIILTNNGYTVYNLGIKQPISAIIDAYEKNNADAIGMSGLLVKSTVIMRENLQVLNERGIDAPVVLGGAALTRKYVEEDLRPEYRGSVFYAKDAFAGLRLMDEIVTGKSVEPRASARAEARTSEPQGTASAGVPLLSGSASSASPTSARANAPTEPLPPTRADALLHEEASQRHGYIPPVSDISRDESVPSAPFWGRRIIERVEPRAVVPYLNENMLFQVQWGYRKNRRSPGDWDRYLQSEVRPKLRDLLDVCEQEDILHPRAAYGFWPAQSDGDLLFVYDPGDPSRKLATFDFPRMGKPPYWCLSDFFKPVSSDEMDVAAFMVVTVGRKVSEVARQWFAADRYQDYLHLHGLGVELAEALAEYIHKQIRMEWGIAAGDARDKQELFKQRYQGSRYSFGYPACPRLEDQVKLWPLLEPQRIDVTLSEEFQLEPEQTTTALIVHHRQAKYFNVR; from the coding sequence ATGACCGATGCCCCGATTATTCGTCTCGCTCAACAGCGCGTCCTCGTCCTCGACGGAGCGATGGGCACCACCGTCCACCGTCACGACCTCAAGCTTGCCGACTACGACGGCCACGAGAACTGCACGGATATCATCACGCTCACCCGTCCCGATGTCCTCCGCGAGATCCACCGCTCGTTCCTCGCCGTCGGATGCGATGCGGTGATGACCAACACCTTCGGCGCGAGCAAGCACGTCTTGGGCGAGTTCGGCATCGCCGACAAGACCTACGAGGTCAACCGCCGCGCCGCCGAGATCGCTCGCGGCGCCTGCGATGAATTCACCCGCCCAAATCGACCTCGCTTCGTCGTCGCGTCCGCCGGACCCGGAACCCGACTGCCCTCGCTGCTGCAGACGACCTGGGACGCGCTCGTCGACAGCTACACCGAGCAGCACCGTGGCCTGCTCGACGGCGGCGCCGACGCCATCCTCATCGAGACCTGCCAGGACATCCTCCAGGCCAAGGCCGCCATCGTCGCCGCCATCGATGCGATGAAGGAAAAAGGCCGGCGCGTCCCCATCTTCTGCACCGTGACCATCGAGACCACCGGAGCCATGCTCGTCGGCACGGAGATCGCCGCGGCGCTCACCGCCATCGACGCCTATCCCGAAGTGACCGCCTTCGGCCTCAACTGCGCCACCGGCCCGCAGGAAATGAGCGAGCACGTCCGCTACCTCAGCTCCGCCAGCGACCGCCTGCTCATCGTTCAGCCCAATGCCGGACTACCCCAGCTCGTGGGCGGCAAACCGCACTACGCCCTCACCCCCGATGAACTCGCCCGCTGGCTCCTCGAATTCGTCGAAGTCGACGGCGTCAACATCGTCGGCGGCTGCTGCGGAACCACGCCGGAGCATCTCGCCGCCGTGGTCGATGCCCTGGAGGGGCGCGTCCCCCGCAAACGCACCCCGCACCTCGAACCCTCCGTCAGCAGCGTCTACCAGGCCGTGACCCTCCGCCAGGAAAACGCCTTCCTCGCCGTCGGCGAGCGGACCAACGCCAACGGCTCCAAAAAGTTCCGCGAGCTGCTCGCCGAGAGCGACGTCGACGGCATGGTGCAGATGGCCCGCGAGCAGGTCCGCCACGGCAGCCACCTGCTCGACGTCTGCGTCGCGTACGTCGGCCGCGATGAAGTCGCCGACGCCTCGTCCGTTCTCAAGCGCTTTGCCACCGACGTCACCGCGCCGCTGGTGATCGACAGCACGGAGGTCAATGTCATCGAGGCGGCACTCAAGCTCTGCGGTGGTAAGTGCGTCATCAACTCCATCAATCTGGAAGACGGCGAGGAAAAAGCCGACGTCATCTGCACGCTCGCCCGCCGGCACGGCGCCGCACTCATCGCCCTGACCATCGACGAGCAGGGCATGGCCAAAACCGCCGACCGCAAGATCGAGGTCGCCAGGCGTATCCACGATATCGTCGTGAACCGCCACGGCATCCGCCCCTCCGATCTCATCTTCGATCCCCTCACCTTCACCGTCTGCACCGGCAATGAGGATGACCGCAAGCTCGCCGTCGAGACCATTGAAGCCCTCCGCCGCATCAAGACGGAACTCCCCGAAGTCCACACCCTGCTGGGCGTCAGCAACGTCAGCTTCGGCATCAAGCCGCCCGCCCGCCGCGTGCTCAACAGCGTTTTCCTGCACCTCTGCCGCGATGCCGGTCTCGACGCCGCCATCGTCCACGTGAACGGCATTCTTCCGCTGTACAAGATCGATGACGCCCACCGCCATATCGCCGAAGATCTCGTCTTCGATCGCCGCCGCGAAGGCTACGATCCGCTCACCGCCCTCCTCCAGGCCTTCGAGAACGTCACCGCGGACGAAGCCAAAGAATCGAAGCAGCCCAAGTCCATCGAAGAGCGCCTCAAGTTCCGCATCATCAACGGCGATCGAACCGACCTCGAAGCCGACCTCGACGAGGCCATGCTCAAGTACCGCCCCCTGGACATTATCAACGACCTGCTCCTCGACGGCATGAAGACCGTCGGCGACCTCTTTGGCGCCGGGCAGATGCAACTTCCCTTCGTGCTCCAGTCGGCCGAGACCATGAAAGCAGCCGTGCGCTTCCTCGAGCCCCACATGGACAAGATCGAAGGCGGCGGCAAGGGCTCGATGGTCCTCGCCACCGTCCGCGGCGATGTCCACGACATCGGCAAGAACCTCGTGGACATCATTCTCACGAACAACGGCTACACCGTGTACAACCTGGGCATCAAGCAGCCCATCAGCGCCATCATCGACGCCTACGAGAAAAACAACGCCGACGCCATCGGCATGTCCGGGCTGCTCGTCAAATCCACCGTGATCATGCGCGAGAATCTTCAGGTCCTGAACGAGCGCGGCATCGACGCCCCCGTCGTCCTCGGCGGCGCGGCACTCACCCGCAAGTACGTCGAAGAGGATCTCCGCCCGGAATACCGAGGGTCGGTCTTCTACGCCAAGGATGCCTTCGCCGGCCTGCGCCTCATGGACGAAATCGTTACCGGCAAGTCCGTTGAACCGCGAGCCTCAGCGCGTGCGGAGGCCAGGACTTCCGAACCGCAGGGCACGGCCTCGGCCGGTGTGCCCCTGCTCTCGGGCAGTGCCTCTTCCGCCTCGCCGACTTCAGCCCGCGCCAACGCTCCGACGGAGCCGCTACCGCCGACTCGTGCCGACGCCCTCCTTCACGAGGAAGCGTCCCAGCGCCACGGCTACATCCCCCCCGTCTCCGACATCTCCCGCGACGAGTCCGTACCGTCCGCCCCCTTCTGGGGCCGGCGCATCATCGAGCGCGTCGAACCTCGCGCCGTCGTCCCCTACCTCAACGAGAACATGCTCTTCCAGGTGCAGTGGGGCTATCGCAAGAACCGCCGCTCACCGGGCGACTGGGACCGTTATCTCCAGAGCGAAGTCCGCCCCAAGCTCCGCGACCTCCTCGACGTCTGCGAGCAGGAGGACATCCTCCACCCCCGCGCCGCGTACGGCTTCTGGCCCGCCCAGTCCGACGGCGATCTCCTCTTCGTCTACGACCCCGGCGACCCGTCGCGCAAACTCGCCACCTTCGACTTCCCGCGCATGGGCAAACCCCCCTACTGGTGCCTGAGCGACTTCTTCAAACCCGTTTCCAGCGACGAAATGGACGTCGCCGCCTTTATGGTCGTCACCGTCGGCCGCAAGGTCAGCGAGGTAGCCCGTCAGTGGTTCGCCGCCGACCGCTACCAGGACTACCTCCACCTCCACGGCCTGGGCGTGGAACTGGCCGAGGCCCTCGCCGAATACATCCACAAGCAGATCCGCATGGAGTGGGGAATCGCCGCCGGCGACGCCCGAGACAAGCAGGAACTCTTCAAACAGCGCTACCAGGGCTCGCGATACAGCTTCGGCTACCCCGCCTGCCCCCGCCTCGAGGACCAGGTCAAGCTCTGGCCGCTCCTCGAGCCCCAGCGCATCGACGTCACCCTCAGCGAGGAGTTCCAGCTCGAACCCGAGCAGACCACCACGGCCCTCATCGTCCACCACCGGCAGGCGAAATACTTCAATGTGCGGTAG